A window from bacterium BMS3Abin14 encodes these proteins:
- a CDS encoding hypothetical protein (chemotaxis protein CheY homolog), producing MAALKFLIIEDSPTMRQLIRFSMKRIPRVEVIEANDGLDGLKKLSSNQVDLILTDINMPIMDGLKLVTMVRGNDSYKDIPIIIITTEGAKEDRDKAMALGANAYITKPIQSAGLLATVKKLLDI from the coding sequence ATGGCAGCGCTGAAATTCCTGATAATCGAAGATTCCCCCACGATGCGGCAGCTCATCCGCTTTTCCATGAAACGCATACCCCGCGTGGAAGTCATCGAGGCAAACGATGGTCTGGACGGCCTGAAAAAGCTTTCATCCAATCAGGTCGACCTGATCCTGACCGATATCAACATGCCCATAATGGATGGGTTGAAGCTTGTCACCATGGTCAGGGGCAACGACAGCTACAAGGATATCCCCATCATCATCATTACAACGGAAGGCGCCAAAGAGGATAGAGATAAAGCCATGGCCCTGGGGGCGAACGCCTATATTACCAAACCCATCCAGTCTGCCGGTCTTCTGGCAACCGTCAAAAAACTTCTGGACATATGA
- the cheB_2 gene encoding chemotaxis response regulator protein-glutamate methylesterase, which produces MINGRLRILVVDDSAYNRKMIRAILLEMEDVASVKVVSDGEAAIRAVMTDTPDLITLDLNMPRMDGFTFLRWLMQNHPLPVVVVSADGGEKNVFKALDLGVLDFVVKPLRYASERIVEIKEELQTKVRAMAGKDMAPYLGRLRSAKPVRERVKVSGKPAAGAHTKGVLVVGASTGGPSAVQRVLAQLPITFPLPVIVVQHMPPVFTKQFGMRLGKNTVFDSKEAEDGDLLTPGRVLVVPGGYHLKIAGLPSASVKLVKKKEGDRFVPSIDITMASAAAVYRKRSLGVLLTGMGNDGARGMLEIRSAGGRTIAESEETTVVFGMPKAAIRNGAVEVTLPLNAISGRIEKMAREICRLKNE; this is translated from the coding sequence ATGATTAACGGGCGACTGCGCATTCTGGTTGTGGACGATTCCGCCTATAACAGGAAGATGATTCGGGCAATCCTTCTCGAGATGGAGGATGTGGCTTCTGTGAAAGTGGTCTCAGACGGGGAAGCAGCCATTCGCGCGGTTATGACGGACACACCCGATCTCATTACCCTGGATCTGAATATGCCCCGGATGGACGGTTTCACATTTCTGCGATGGCTCATGCAGAACCATCCGCTTCCGGTTGTGGTTGTGAGCGCCGATGGGGGCGAGAAAAATGTTTTCAAGGCTCTTGACCTCGGGGTGCTCGATTTTGTCGTCAAACCGCTCCGTTACGCATCGGAAAGGATAGTTGAGATAAAAGAAGAACTTCAGACAAAAGTCCGGGCCATGGCGGGAAAGGACATGGCGCCCTACCTTGGCAGACTGCGGTCTGCCAAGCCGGTGAGAGAACGGGTGAAGGTGTCCGGAAAACCCGCTGCCGGGGCTCATACGAAGGGAGTCTTAGTTGTGGGGGCTTCCACAGGTGGGCCGTCGGCAGTTCAAAGGGTTCTGGCCCAGTTGCCGATCACGTTTCCGCTGCCCGTAATTGTGGTTCAGCATATGCCCCCGGTATTTACAAAACAGTTTGGCATGCGCCTTGGCAAAAATACCGTGTTTGACTCAAAAGAGGCCGAAGATGGCGATCTTCTGACGCCCGGCCGGGTTTTAGTGGTCCCTGGAGGTTATCACCTGAAGATTGCCGGATTGCCTTCGGCCTCCGTAAAACTGGTTAAGAAGAAAGAAGGGGACCGTTTTGTCCCCTCCATTGACATTACCATGGCATCCGCCGCGGCCGTTTACCGGAAGCGTTCCCTGGGGGTTCTGCTCACGGGAATGGGAAATGATGGGGCCAGGGGAATGCTGGAGATCCGCAGCGCAGGAGGCCGTACCATCGCAGAGTCGGAGGAGACCACCGTTGTCTTCGGGATGCCCAAAGCGGCCATCCGGAACGGTGCTGTGGAGGTGACCCTGCCCCTGAATGCCATTTCCGGGAGGATAGAGAAGATGGCAAGGGAAATCTGTCGCTTGAAAAATGAGTAG
- the cheR2_3 gene encoding chemotaxis protein methyltransferase Cher2, with translation MPFNFPEKVSLADEEFRLLSTFIYEYCGLYFDEANRFLLESRLQNRLRTYHFDSFLKYYHFLLFHQDRVQEINELLNVITTNETYFFREQNQLDAFADEVLPDIAQKKARGKQIRIWSAGCATGEEPYTIAILIKESGLFEGWNVDIIGTDISRQVLKSARKAEYSPSSFRTTDASRIKRYFKASENGKQILIDPIRTMVHFGHHNLLDKKTLGLIGERDLIMCRNVIIYFDRDAKAKVINAFHRKLCPGGYLLLGHSESLMNISTAFKLRHLSRVMVYQKPGDIG, from the coding sequence ATGCCGTTTAATTTTCCGGAGAAGGTTAGTCTTGCTGATGAGGAGTTCCGGCTTCTTTCCACCTTCATCTACGAGTATTGCGGGCTGTATTTCGACGAAGCCAACAGGTTTCTTCTTGAAAGCCGGCTCCAGAATCGGCTGCGTACCTACCACTTCGATTCTTTCCTGAAATACTACCATTTTCTCCTGTTCCATCAGGACAGGGTCCAGGAGATAAACGAACTCCTTAACGTCATAACCACAAACGAAACCTATTTTTTCAGGGAACAGAATCAGCTGGATGCCTTTGCCGATGAGGTGCTTCCGGATATCGCTCAAAAGAAAGCCCGGGGGAAACAGATTCGCATCTGGAGTGCAGGGTGTGCAACCGGGGAAGAACCGTACACCATTGCCATCCTTATCAAGGAGTCGGGTCTGTTTGAAGGGTGGAACGTTGACATAATCGGGACTGATATCAGCCGTCAGGTCCTGAAAAGCGCCCGGAAAGCCGAATATTCACCCTCCTCCTTCAGGACGACGGATGCTTCCAGGATTAAGCGGTATTTCAAAGCATCCGAAAACGGGAAACAGATCCTTATTGATCCTATCCGCACGATGGTACACTTCGGGCATCACAATCTCCTGGACAAGAAGACGCTCGGCCTGATCGGTGAGCGCGACCTGATAATGTGCAGAAATGTGATCATCTATTTTGACCGGGACGCGAAGGCAAAGGTCATCAATGCCTTTCACAGAAAACTTTGTCCGGGGGGGTATCTCCTCCTGGGGCATTCGGAATCTTTGATGAATATCTCTACGGCATTCAAATTGAGGCATCTGAGCCGTGTGATGGTTTATCAGAAACCAGGGGACATTGGATGA
- a CDS encoding putative lyase produces the protein MTSQGRAARVAELRSQDEEVRRLAMLCLKEGLSEDDLSWLPVPMSDESWRVRKEAIEGLSSLVPDRGLIFRLIPMMDPTNEVTLRNSVVEVLERMGREAAPLLSEHLSVEQADIRKFLVDILGNIGAPSIVPDLVRLLNDPEENICAAAAESLANIGDQSAVSALIGALDSADVWVAFSILSALSSLGSKEALPSFFCSLDNRILAAPAVRGIGRIGSLSDGFRLLKLTPSFSRGTAKAAFMALGGIYRRAMAQKKMDENLGKFVKVVADNADEQMASFMMAQLEIADRIEEKKSCLAALSLMGGDGATEAILAFITDDSLEEDVGMALFTIGKKDRATILPLLKNPEENIRRKSLQVLTELDGAGLLPHIVPMLSDASGNVRKAAVLSMAAIGDLDAIEPVLSLLFDEYPDVVEAAGTALSALGKNDPAAFFEKIGPYLESSPSDVRALLIGVLGEVDPSAHVGLFLRALRDPEPLIRASAVRALRCIKGTEAADAVMGALSDEDPQVRSESAMTLEIMRPERAVEPLRSALYDQDPWVRAASATALIMQPGLNPEDLSDILLGEDLMMKTSVIEALGRRGKEGYEVPMGLLETVFMEGAVEIRRVVCQALGEIPPENSLDLLMRALGDEDSSTRIFAAHSLLGKGGDQVEQKLLEMTESDPDRAVRLAIQSILRPGS, from the coding sequence ATGACTTCGCAAGGCAGGGCTGCCCGGGTCGCTGAATTAAGGTCGCAGGACGAAGAAGTCAGGCGACTGGCCATGCTGTGCCTGAAGGAGGGGCTTTCGGAGGACGATCTCAGTTGGCTTCCGGTTCCCATGTCCGACGAGAGCTGGCGTGTCAGAAAAGAGGCCATTGAAGGGCTTTCATCACTCGTACCAGACAGGGGGCTGATTTTCCGTCTCATTCCCATGATGGATCCAACCAATGAGGTTACCCTCAGGAATTCTGTTGTGGAGGTCCTTGAGAGGATGGGAAGGGAAGCCGCTCCCCTGCTTTCGGAGCATCTGTCGGTGGAGCAGGCGGATATTCGAAAGTTTCTGGTGGATATTCTGGGGAACATCGGCGCACCTTCAATTGTCCCCGATCTTGTCCGACTGCTCAACGATCCAGAGGAAAATATATGTGCGGCCGCAGCCGAGAGCCTGGCTAACATCGGGGACCAGTCCGCCGTGAGCGCCCTGATCGGCGCACTCGATTCGGCCGATGTCTGGGTGGCTTTCAGCATCCTGAGCGCTCTTTCCAGCCTTGGATCAAAGGAGGCGCTGCCATCCTTTTTCTGCTCCCTTGACAACCGTATTCTGGCCGCTCCCGCGGTCAGAGGGATAGGGAGGATCGGTTCCCTCAGCGATGGGTTCAGGCTTCTCAAGCTGACCCCCTCGTTTTCCAGGGGTACCGCCAAAGCGGCGTTCATGGCTCTGGGAGGCATCTATCGACGGGCCATGGCACAAAAAAAGATGGATGAGAACCTGGGAAAATTCGTGAAGGTTGTGGCGGATAATGCCGACGAACAGATGGCGTCGTTTATGATGGCCCAGCTTGAGATTGCTGACAGAATTGAGGAAAAAAAGAGCTGTCTTGCCGCCCTGAGCCTCATGGGCGGGGACGGGGCCACCGAAGCCATCCTCGCCTTTATCACTGACGATTCCCTTGAGGAAGACGTCGGCATGGCCCTTTTTACCATCGGGAAAAAGGATCGCGCGACAATTCTTCCACTTCTCAAAAACCCTGAGGAAAACATCCGCAGGAAAAGTCTGCAGGTTCTCACAGAACTGGATGGCGCCGGTCTGCTTCCCCATATCGTTCCGATGCTCAGCGATGCCAGCGGGAACGTCCGGAAAGCGGCCGTCCTTTCCATGGCCGCCATCGGGGATCTTGACGCCATTGAGCCTGTTCTTTCCCTTCTGTTTGATGAATATCCCGACGTCGTTGAGGCCGCAGGAACGGCCCTGTCTGCATTGGGAAAAAATGATCCGGCAGCTTTTTTCGAAAAAATAGGCCCTTATCTTGAATCTTCGCCGTCAGATGTGCGTGCTCTCCTGATCGGAGTGCTTGGTGAGGTCGACCCATCGGCGCATGTCGGTCTTTTCCTCCGGGCTCTACGCGATCCGGAACCCCTTATCAGGGCCTCGGCTGTCCGGGCTCTCAGATGCATCAAAGGGACAGAAGCTGCCGATGCCGTAATGGGCGCTCTTAGCGATGAGGATCCTCAGGTGCGGTCGGAGTCCGCCATGACACTGGAAATCATGAGGCCGGAAAGAGCTGTTGAACCCCTCCGGTCGGCGCTTTACGACCAGGATCCCTGGGTCAGGGCAGCGTCCGCCACTGCCCTCATTATGCAGCCTGGTTTGAATCCGGAGGATCTGTCCGATATTCTTCTGGGGGAAGACCTCATGATGAAGACATCTGTTATTGAGGCCCTTGGGCGCAGAGGGAAGGAAGGATACGAAGTCCCCATGGGACTGCTGGAGACGGTTTTCATGGAAGGGGCCGTGGAGATAAGGCGTGTTGTCTGCCAGGCCCTCGGGGAAATCCCTCCGGAAAACAGCCTTGATCTGCTCATGCGGGCGCTCGGGGATGAAGATTCCAGCACGAGGATTTTCGCGGCTCATTCCCTGCTCGGCAAAGGTGGCGACCAGGTTGAACAAAAACTTCTCGAAATGACCGAATCGGACCCGGACAGGGCCGTGCGGCTGGCCATCCAATCCATCCTGAGGCCAGGCAGTTAG
- the regX3 gene encoding sensory transduction protein regX3, with amino-acid sequence MKETPGKEMGASFAEGSHVLKCSLCDKLYRIHPDKLPPGVSSFNCRKCGSLVPIVLPGEEQAPPEDALTVLVVVNEQALGHLIVRILQRNGFKGQLVYTGAEGLQLMSSQPPDVVLSSVVLSDMLGYEMIDRMRETLGETHVPSILLASLHHGTRYKRAPTSLYGADDYIERHHLPDMLINKIRRCVGGKDDSGDAPGSGPQAVGPPADLAVDDRREIEDIHQKTLQQIGEPFEEDVRRMCRIIVGDIALYNEDAIRGSVPDAALALIKDDLGEGVMLLKTRFPGYGGSYETALREEMLALLHSRGVGTVVIEGD; translated from the coding sequence ATGAAGGAAACCCCGGGAAAAGAGATGGGGGCATCCTTCGCGGAGGGCTCGCACGTTCTAAAATGTTCCTTATGCGACAAGCTTTACAGAATTCATCCGGACAAACTACCGCCCGGGGTATCCTCCTTCAACTGCAGGAAATGCGGTTCCCTTGTTCCCATTGTCCTGCCCGGGGAGGAACAGGCGCCACCCGAGGACGCGCTGACGGTTCTGGTGGTGGTTAATGAACAGGCCCTCGGTCATCTCATTGTAAGAATTCTTCAAAGGAACGGGTTTAAGGGACAGCTCGTATATACAGGGGCGGAGGGCCTGCAGCTCATGTCCAGTCAACCGCCGGATGTGGTTCTGTCCAGTGTGGTCCTTTCCGACATGTTGGGGTACGAGATGATCGATAGGATGAGGGAAACCCTTGGGGAGACCCATGTTCCGTCCATCCTGCTCGCTTCTCTCCATCACGGCACCCGTTATAAGAGGGCGCCAACATCCCTTTACGGCGCGGACGATTACATAGAGAGGCACCACCTGCCGGACATGCTGATCAACAAGATCAGGCGCTGTGTCGGCGGGAAGGACGACTCAGGGGATGCCCCTGGATCCGGTCCGCAGGCCGTCGGGCCTCCTGCCGACCTGGCAGTTGACGACCGGAGAGAGATTGAGGATATCCACCAGAAAACACTTCAACAGATCGGTGAGCCGTTTGAGGAGGACGTGCGAAGGATGTGCAGAATTATCGTGGGAGATATCGCACTCTACAACGAGGATGCCATCCGGGGGTCTGTGCCTGATGCGGCGCTGGCATTGATCAAGGATGATCTTGGGGAAGGGGTTATGCTGCTGAAGACCAGGTTCCCAGGGTACGGAGGCAGCTATGAGACGGCGCTCAGGGAGGAGATGCTAGCCCTCCTGCATTCCAGGGGGGTCGGCACGGTGGTGATAGAGGGGGATTGA
- the cheW gene encoding chemotaxis protein CheW — translation MDLVEIRKKAKRIKKGRKETSKKPPAQPVSEASEYVEDVEVKEQSTDMETGIEPRGLKDVLISQHRVNRQEEEEEEQIQILTFQLADEEYGLNIMDIKEIVRPKEPTEVPRTPHYVLGIISLRGMIVPIFDVRKRLGLKATESNPRNRVIVVNLRDHVFGLLVDSVVQVMDLPLSRIEPPPEIIGGVDGEYCRGIGRIDDRLIILLNLQRILTVDDDDISDVLDGPALDQTDLPG, via the coding sequence ATGGATCTGGTAGAGATTAGAAAAAAAGCGAAAAGGATAAAAAAAGGCCGGAAAGAAACCTCCAAAAAGCCACCTGCCCAGCCTGTTTCTGAGGCATCGGAGTATGTCGAAGATGTAGAGGTTAAAGAGCAGTCCACGGACATGGAGACCGGGATCGAGCCAAGGGGCCTGAAGGATGTCCTGATAAGCCAGCACAGGGTGAACCGCCAGGAGGAAGAAGAGGAGGAGCAGATCCAGATCCTGACCTTCCAGCTTGCGGATGAGGAATACGGCCTGAACATCATGGATATCAAGGAGATCGTAAGGCCCAAGGAACCCACCGAAGTACCCCGGACTCCGCACTATGTGCTTGGGATCATCTCACTGCGCGGGATGATTGTCCCTATCTTTGATGTCCGAAAACGCCTGGGCCTTAAAGCCACGGAGTCGAACCCCAGAAACAGGGTTATCGTGGTGAATCTGAGGGACCACGTTTTCGGACTTCTGGTGGATTCCGTTGTCCAGGTCATGGATCTTCCACTCAGCAGGATCGAACCTCCTCCCGAGATCATAGGTGGGGTCGATGGAGAGTATTGCCGCGGAATAGGCAGGATCGATGATCGTCTCATCATTCTCTTGAACCTTCAGCGGATCCTCACGGTTGACGATGATGACATTTCCGACGTGTTGGACGGCCCGGCCCTGGATCAGACGGATTTGCCGGGATGA
- the cheA_3 gene encoding chemotaxis protein CheA, with translation MERCSKRLFTGLSIVDQSLKDFVSEAEDILEDLESFISQLMEITPEDHRKPDIINAIFRDAHSLKGLSGMLNLDNLSALSHRIESLLDDMRLDKIALSDDVVDVLSQGVQLIIRMVHAIASGHGDDSVDVGEFMKNINGIGQTSQDTGAGDLSDFIDVPAGMADMLSEYEEHRFRDNILKGNPFFRIQCRFPLASFDTRLRELGSSIRDIGELITTLPQTNGGVEGTIGFLLYFTTKEPIQNISTELEGEGTILAPVPFKDGLPSFVSAVPPSKSTGSPVEDVLVDEIRGVSNTVRVDIAKLDHLMNLVGELVILRSNFSNIAHRIRQQGGMDGAGVIKDIEKSNVQMEKRLIDLRDSVMDIRMVPMEQLFNRLQRVSKKIARELKKEVKIEFAGGDTELDKMIMEQMVSPLLHIVRNCLDHGIEKADERIAEGKKKVALVRLSAYQQGSHVVLEVEDDGRGIDLAAVRKSAVERGLLGQNDLYSDEDVMSVLFKPGFSTKRNVTEISGRGVGLDVVRKELENVGGTAEINTVRGMGTRVTLTLPITLAILQALLIRSGRKIFAIPMGSIQETIRVEKKDIKTVQGREMINLRDRTLPLVRLERVFGVPATVENDETFAVIVGMANRTMGLVANELLGKQDVVIKPLGDAFSSVVGLAGAAELGDQTTVLVLDVAGLMMEAIRLGSAEGRG, from the coding sequence ATGGAAAGATGTTCGAAGAGACTTTTTACGGGGTTATCAATCGTGGATCAATCGCTGAAAGATTTTGTCTCGGAAGCGGAAGATATCCTGGAAGATCTGGAGAGCTTCATCAGCCAACTGATGGAAATCACCCCTGAAGACCACCGTAAACCTGATATCATCAACGCTATTTTTCGAGATGCCCACTCGCTTAAAGGTCTGTCCGGCATGCTGAATCTGGACAATCTGAGCGCTCTTTCTCACCGGATAGAATCTCTCCTGGACGATATGCGTCTAGACAAGATCGCACTTTCCGATGATGTTGTAGACGTCCTTTCACAGGGTGTTCAGCTTATTATCCGGATGGTTCACGCCATCGCCTCAGGGCATGGTGACGATTCTGTTGATGTCGGGGAGTTCATGAAGAATATCAACGGGATCGGTCAGACTTCCCAGGACACCGGGGCAGGAGACCTGTCCGATTTTATCGATGTTCCTGCTGGAATGGCCGATATGCTATCCGAATATGAGGAACACCGATTCAGGGATAACATCCTGAAAGGAAACCCTTTTTTCAGGATCCAGTGCCGGTTTCCCCTGGCATCCTTCGACACCAGGCTCAGAGAATTAGGGAGTTCCATCAGGGATATCGGTGAGCTGATTACCACCCTTCCCCAGACCAATGGAGGTGTGGAGGGGACAATCGGTTTCCTTCTTTATTTCACCACAAAGGAACCCATCCAGAATATATCAACGGAACTTGAGGGCGAGGGGACCATTCTGGCCCCTGTCCCGTTCAAGGACGGGCTGCCCTCTTTCGTGTCCGCTGTCCCGCCGTCAAAATCCACGGGGAGCCCTGTGGAGGATGTCCTGGTCGATGAGATAAGGGGGGTCAGCAATACCGTCCGGGTCGACATTGCCAAACTCGATCACCTTATGAACCTCGTTGGAGAACTGGTAATTCTCCGTTCCAATTTTTCCAATATCGCCCACCGTATCCGTCAGCAGGGCGGGATGGACGGTGCCGGGGTGATAAAGGACATCGAGAAGAGCAATGTGCAGATGGAGAAAAGGCTCATTGATCTGCGCGACAGTGTCATGGACATCAGAATGGTGCCGATGGAGCAACTCTTCAACAGGCTCCAACGCGTCTCGAAAAAGATAGCGCGGGAGTTGAAAAAAGAGGTCAAAATCGAGTTTGCAGGTGGGGACACGGAACTCGACAAGATGATCATGGAGCAGATGGTGTCTCCTCTCCTCCACATTGTTCGAAACTGTCTGGATCACGGCATAGAAAAAGCGGATGAACGCATCGCCGAAGGCAAAAAAAAGGTGGCCCTCGTCAGGCTTTCGGCCTACCAGCAGGGGAGCCACGTTGTCCTGGAGGTGGAGGATGACGGCAGAGGGATCGATCTTGCCGCGGTCAGGAAATCTGCGGTTGAGCGCGGGTTGCTGGGGCAGAATGATCTTTATTCCGACGAAGATGTGATGTCCGTTCTTTTTAAGCCGGGGTTCTCCACCAAGAGGAACGTTACCGAGATCTCCGGCCGCGGTGTTGGCCTGGACGTGGTTCGGAAGGAGCTGGAAAACGTGGGCGGGACGGCAGAGATCAACACCGTCAGGGGAATGGGCACGAGAGTTACCCTTACCCTGCCCATAACGCTTGCCATCCTTCAGGCGCTCCTCATCCGTAGTGGCCGGAAGATCTTCGCTATCCCGATGGGATCCATTCAGGAGACGATCCGGGTTGAGAAAAAAGACATCAAGACCGTTCAGGGCCGGGAGATGATTAACCTGAGGGACAGGACTTTACCGCTGGTCAGGCTGGAACGGGTATTCGGTGTCCCGGCCACTGTGGAAAACGATGAAACCTTCGCCGTTATTGTCGGCATGGCCAACAGAACGATGGGACTGGTGGCCAATGAACTGCTTGGTAAACAGGATGTCGTTATCAAACCGCTGGGCGATGCCTTTTCCAGCGTCGTCGGGTTGGCCGGCGCTGCGGAACTGGGGGACCAGACCACCGTGCTGGTCCTGGACGTTGCCGGTTTGATGATGGAAGCCATCAGGCTGGGTTCAGCCGAGGGGAGGGGTTGA
- a CDS encoding hypothetical protein (chemotaxis protein CheY homolog), whose protein sequence is MTKKILVVEDSPTTRLMIVSSLEDMEDFAVIEAADGFQALRKLPECLPDLVITDINMPDINGLEVVRFVKQSDNFSAIPVIIVTTEGREIDRERGLRLGADRYLVKPFNPEDLQRHVRELLGD, encoded by the coding sequence ATGACGAAAAAAATTCTTGTAGTCGAGGACTCCCCCACAACGAGGTTGATGATCGTCTCTTCTCTGGAAGACATGGAAGATTTTGCCGTCATTGAAGCAGCCGATGGTTTCCAGGCGCTCAGGAAACTTCCCGAGTGTCTCCCGGATCTGGTGATCACAGACATCAATATGCCCGATATCAATGGGCTGGAAGTGGTCCGTTTTGTCAAACAGAGTGATAATTTCAGCGCTATTCCGGTAATTATTGTTACCACCGAGGGCCGCGAGATTGACAGGGAGCGAGGACTCCGGCTGGGTGCGGACCGCTATCTTGTCAAACCGTTCAACCCTGAGGACCTCCAGCGCCACGTGAGGGAGCTGTTGGGTGATTAA
- a CDS encoding phosphodiesterase codes for MKIAVVSDIHSNLVALDAVHEAVNRLGADSIYFVGDAVGYGPDPNPCTRWVMDNAEVFVAGNHDAAAVGLTDPESFNSYAREAILWNAQQLKPETSDFLSSLPLVEERDGITLVHASPRLPDAWEYIFTLWDAEVNFSYFEGPICFVGHSHQPVMVSMDVNGAVSVVPGDSLIIEDGFRYLINVGSVGQPRDGNPAACFGLLDRDAGAFSIQRVEYDVPATQKKMLKAGLPQPLADRLSEGR; via the coding sequence ATGAAGATCGCCGTTGTCTCCGACATCCATTCTAACCTGGTTGCTCTCGATGCGGTCCATGAGGCTGTTAACCGGTTGGGCGCCGACTCCATCTACTTTGTCGGGGACGCGGTCGGATACGGGCCGGACCCCAATCCCTGCACCAGGTGGGTTATGGACAATGCCGAGGTTTTCGTTGCCGGGAATCACGATGCTGCGGCGGTGGGGCTTACCGATCCGGAGTCTTTCAACTCCTACGCCCGTGAGGCGATCCTCTGGAATGCGCAGCAGCTGAAACCTGAAACATCCGATTTTTTATCATCCCTCCCCCTGGTTGAGGAGCGGGACGGAATAACCCTGGTCCATGCGAGTCCGAGGCTGCCTGATGCGTGGGAATATATCTTCACCCTGTGGGATGCTGAGGTCAATTTCTCCTACTTTGAGGGGCCGATTTGCTTTGTCGGACATTCCCATCAGCCTGTGATGGTGAGCATGGATGTGAATGGAGCGGTCTCGGTAGTCCCCGGGGACTCCCTGATAATTGAGGATGGCTTCCGATATCTTATAAACGTGGGAAGTGTTGGGCAGCCCAGGGACGGAAATCCGGCCGCCTGTTTCGGGTTGCTGGACCGTGATGCCGGTGCATTTTCCATCCAGCGGGTAGAATATGATGTTCCCGCGACCCAGAAAAAAATGCTCAAGGCCGGGTTGCCGCAGCCCCTGGCAGATCGGCTATCGGAGGGCAGGTGA
- a CDS encoding hypothetical protein (cytosol aminopeptidase family, N-terminal domain), protein MEVHLRGGEPLKYRGDVILLGHFSNVLPLRGTVAAMDWLFNASVSRLWKNRPTFLDFGAQTLIPTQGKLPVSCVILMGLGKEDDFNRDLWREAYRTGIRAMAGLGARRVAAEEITMFDEPDLRTVEEFFGIAAELSDLSVRDAALFIRSPETLSAARASFPHRRVTGAAPSSPRGAAG, encoded by the coding sequence ATGGAAGTTCATCTGCGGGGCGGCGAACCCCTGAAATACCGCGGAGACGTCATCCTCCTTGGGCACTTTTCGAATGTGCTGCCTCTGAGGGGGACCGTCGCGGCCATGGACTGGCTTTTCAACGCCTCTGTAAGCCGGCTCTGGAAAAACAGGCCCACCTTTCTGGATTTTGGCGCCCAGACTCTTATCCCGACGCAGGGAAAGCTGCCGGTTTCCTGCGTCATTCTGATGGGGCTGGGAAAGGAGGATGACTTCAACAGGGACCTTTGGAGGGAAGCCTACAGAACAGGAATCAGAGCGATGGCAGGGTTGGGCGCCCGGCGTGTCGCCGCAGAGGAAATCACCATGTTCGATGAACCTGACCTGCGGACGGTTGAGGAGTTTTTCGGGATCGCCGCGGAGCTGTCGGATCTTTCCGTCAGGGACGCAGCCCTTTTTATCCGGTCTCCGGAAACCCTCTCCGCGGCCAGAGCTTCCTTTCCTCACAGGCGCGTGACGGGCGCTGCACCGTCTTCGCCGCGAGGGGCAGCCGGATGA
- a CDS encoding hypothetical protein (N utilization substance protein B homolog), whose product MGSRRRAREIALQILYRLDANPCDPDLACEEMEGLSSMEPDARAFARDLVIGTMGSLEEIDRTISSASLKWDMKRMAAVDRNLLRLASFELMFQRETPARVVLNEAIEMAKSFGGEESGGFINGILDRVRYDMGRQD is encoded by the coding sequence ATGGGCAGTCGTCGCAGGGCAAGGGAGATTGCCCTTCAAATCCTCTATCGATTGGACGCGAATCCGTGCGATCCGGATCTGGCGTGTGAGGAGATGGAGGGGTTGAGTAGCATGGAACCCGACGCACGGGCCTTTGCCAGAGATCTGGTTATTGGGACCATGGGCAGTCTGGAAGAGATCGACCGGACTATTTCGTCTGCATCATTGAAATGGGACATGAAACGGATGGCAGCTGTCGACAGGAACCTATTGAGGCTGGCAAGCTTTGAACTCATGTTTCAAAGGGAGACCCCCGCCCGCGTGGTACTTAACGAAGCCATTGAGATGGCTAAAAGCTTCGGTGGAGAGGAATCGGGTGGATTCATAAATGGGATACTCGATCGAGTCAGGTACGATATGGGTAGACAGGACTGA